The Myroides fluvii region CGCATGTTGGATAGTGATCAAGCTACTCTATTTCACTGTTCAGCAGGAAAGGATCGCACGGGGATGATTGGTGCCATTGTATTGAGTATTCTCAACGTTGATCGAGAAACGATTATGGAAGAGTATTTATTATCTAATAACGGGCGTGTGGACGATGTGTCAAGTCGAATGAAATTAGCGAAATTTGGGAAGTTTCTCTTTCCGAAAATAGACTATGAAGTAATTGAGAACTTTTCGTGGATTAAGCCCAATTATTTAGAGGCGATGTTTGCGGCTATAGAAACAAAATATGGCTCGATGGATTCATATATCAAAGATGGATTAGATATTTCAGATGCACAGCGTCAGGCGTATATCGCTAAACATACCGTAATTTTAGAGTAAATTTGTCATTCAATCGTAGGAAAGAAAGTATATGAATCAGTTGAAACAAGAGCATATAGCCCTTTTAGAGACTATTGCAAAGAATAATAACAAACCGTGGTTTACCGAAAATAAACCGCAAATTGACGCCGTTTTTACGGAGGTAAAGGGTTTTTTTAAGGCTGTTTTTGATCAAATGGCTGTCGTGGATGAGGTAGAGCTATTTCACGTGCACCGCTTATACCGAGATGTGCGTTTTTCAAAGGATAAAACGCCCTATAAAACTTATTTTGGCTTGCATATTGGAAGAAAGAAACCTTTACTTCGAGGTGGATATTACCTGAATATAGAACCCGGAAAGAGTTTTGTTGGTGGAGGGTTTTGGGAACCGAATAAAGATGATTTATTGCGCATTCGAAAAGAAATTGCCTTGGATGATTCTGAATTGCGCGAAATTATAAGTCATCCACTATTTGTTCAAACCTTTGGAGGTTTAATGGGCGAGGAGTTGAAAACGGCTCCTAAGGGCTTTGATAAAGAACATCCTGCCATTGATTTACTGCGCAAAAAACAGTTTTTGGTTATGCGTTCGTTTACCGATGAGGAACTAATCCAACCTGACTTTATAAACGAAGTTATTCAAACTTTTGAAGTGATGAAACCCTTCTTTGACTATATGTCTGAAGTATTGACTACCGATGTCAATGGAGTGAGCTTATATGAGTAATGGAAAGAAGAAAGAAGAAAGAGGAAAGGAGTGAATTTTCTGTAGGAAGGAAATACGTTCTTGTAAACTAGAATCTAACAACTTCACAAAAAAACAAAAAAGCCAAAAGGAGAGTGAATTTTCTGTAGGAAGGAAATACTTTCTTGTAAACTAGAATTTGACAACTTCGCAAAAAAACAAAAAGGCAAAATACCCTAATCAAAAAGGTCTAAGATGTTACATCTTAGACCTTTTTGATTAGGGTATTTTAATAATTAAGTTGTACCCATCCACTTTTTGTTTTTCCATCACTTTCAAGGATATAGAAGTAAGTACCTGCTGGTAAAACCTTACCTGATTTGTCTTTTCCATCCCATTGTTTGGTATATCCCTTGCCATGGCGATATACTTCCAAACCATTTCGATTGTATATTTTGATGGATTCAACTTGATGGTATGTTAAATCAAACGTATCGTTGTTTCCATCTCCATTAGGAGAAAAGCCTTTTGGAATAGGACAATCCTTGTATTGAATTGTAAAGGAATGTTCATTGGTACACCCTAGATCTGTTGTATCGTCTTTTGCGTAGATATACAAGGTTGTACTACTTGTTATTTCTGTTCCAGCAAATAATTCAATTCCCTGACCATTAGACTCTGTGTAATAGTGATTATTTACTCTGAGTGGAGGGAGGATGAAATTCTTACATTGTACTACTTGATCTTCTATATAATCCACTTCTATTTCAGGATGTAGTAGTAGAGAGAATGAAGTTTCACTGATGCAATTGTGTTCGCTATTTTCAAGGTAAATATACAAGGTTGACAGTCCTAAAATATCATAGCGGTCTCCGCTTTTGAACTTTCTTCCTTGTCCTTGAGGCGCACTGAAATATGCCTCGTTCTCTTTTAGTTGAGGTAGAATGTATTGACTGCAAGCTTCGATATGCTCTAGCTGAGTCATTTTGATCGGCAGTTGACGAATAACTTCAAATGAATCGGTCTTTATACATTTTGTATTAATATTTGTGACTTTGACATAAACTGTTCGGCTATTTTTAACTAGCAAGTCACTAGTTAAGGGCTGTGTTAGTTCAGGGTCAAGGTAATACTCTACTTCAAAATTAAAGTCTTCAATTGTTTGTAAAGTGGCAGTTATCGCTGCTTTATGTGAATCGATTTCAATAGCAACTTCGTCTTCTGTAGTTGTGCTACAGGTATAGAAATCAGGTAAAGGAGGTAAGGTAATATCATCTTTGATAAAGCTATATACGCGTTCTAATACTCGTTTATCCCCTAAGCATGAAAAATAGGTTGCTCTAGCAGTATAGTTTACTGTTTCCTCTACTGAAATAGTAATTTCTTTATCAGTAGAATAAACTACTCCATCTTTGTACCACTTAAAATCCACAC contains the following coding sequences:
- a CDS encoding DUF2461 domain-containing protein produces the protein MNQLKQEHIALLETIAKNNNKPWFTENKPQIDAVFTEVKGFFKAVFDQMAVVDEVELFHVHRLYRDVRFSKDKTPYKTYFGLHIGRKKPLLRGGYYLNIEPGKSFVGGGFWEPNKDDLLRIRKEIALDDSELREIISHPLFVQTFGGLMGEELKTAPKGFDKEHPAIDLLRKKQFLVMRSFTDEELIQPDFINEVIQTFEVMKPFFDYMSEVLTTDVNGVSLYE